Sequence from the Salvelinus alpinus chromosome 35, SLU_Salpinus.1, whole genome shotgun sequence genome:
TTGAGTTTCATAATAAGAGCTTGGCCTAAGGCGGACCTCATTTAAGGACTTAATCATAATGCTGCAATCATAAAGTACTTTACTGGCTAATATCTCATCACTGTCGGAATTGTTTACACTGTGAGAGTACAAAGGAGACTATGAATAAATTATCTGGAATAAGTATGTTGTTATCGTGAGCAGTGTTACACAAATACTGACTTACTAAACACAAAGCCAATTGGATATTGTTATCCAAAGCTATACTCATACCATTCATATTATCCATAGGAGCCAAATGTCTAATGAAATGCACACTAGACCACGATCTAGCATATAAGTTCAAAACTTTATTACAGCAAATAAAAAAAGCATACACTTCCATTTAATTTAGAAAGTTTATGAATTTGCCATTTATTTTTGTCATACATACCATTCGCCTGTTTAACCTTCCAAATGTACTCAAACGTGTTGAGAAATCCACACACTAGACACAATTTGGGGAGGAGGTGCAGTGTTCACAGGAATCTTCCCACTCATTAAAGCCCAGAAAAAATTACTATGATTATCCATTGAGATCAACTACATATTTAACTATTTCAACCTGTTAGATTTGTCTATTAATTCTGTCATGGTCAAGTTTTATACAGTAGGAAGCGTTCTTGTTTCCCCGCCTTGTCTGTCTCAGGGAATGCCAAgtggaatggtgaaggagaggtAGTCGCCCACCTCACCCCATTCTGCTCTGAAGTGTTGGAATATGGTTATCCATGTGGTGAGTACTGCAACCCACAGTAGCAACCCCAGCCCTGAACGCTTTACATCTGAAAGAGGGATGTAATTTATTGTAGTCATGTTTGCATAGAAACTGCATTCTTTCACCAATACTGACACTAATGTTAAACTAATACAAAGCCAACTTTGTTTTAGCTGGATCATCTTATCTCATCATGGATCATAGGCCTACATCTCATAAGACACACAATCTGTAacataaatgtattatttatccAGTATGTGGATAAGCCACAACAAACCTGGACAACTAATCATTTGTACAGGAATCTTTAGCTATATTAATTCACATTACTTTCTCTGTGTACTCACATGTTTTGATCTGGAGTTGTTCAGTATATGTTGGCTTTACAAAGGCCTCTTTGAAAAACCACACCACATTCACCAGCCACAGGAACGGAAGGAATGCAAatccccctgagagagagagaaagtcattacagtattactgcacacacacatacatttgaagtcggaagtttacatacacttaggttggagtcattaaaacttgtttttcaaccactcactccacaaatttcttgttaaccaactatagttttggcaagtcggcaagaacatctactttgtgcatgacacgagaaatttttccaacaattgtttacagacagattatttcacttataattcactgtatcacaattccagtgggtcagaagtttacatacactaaattgactgtgcctttaaacagcttggaaaattacagattatatcatcatggctttagaagcttctgattgactcatgatgtcaattagcctattggaggtgtacctgtggatgtattttaaggcctaccttcaaactcagtgcctcttcgcttgacatcatgggaaaatcaaaagaaatcagccaaaacccagaaaaaaaattgtagacctccacaagtctggttcatccattgAGAGAAAtgtccaaacacctgaaggtaccacgttcatctgtacaaacaatagtacacaagtataaacaccatgggaccacgcagctgtcatatcgctcaggaaggcgacgcattctgtctcctagagatgaacgtactttggttcgaaaggtgcaaatcaatcccagaacagcagcaaaggaccttgtgaagatgctggaggaaacaggtacaaaagtatctatatccacagtaaaacgagtcctatagacataacctgaaaggccgctcagcaaggaagaagccactgctccaaaactgccataaaaagccagactaaggtttacaactgcacatggcgacaaagattgtactttttggagaaatgtcctctggtctgatgagacaaaaaaagaactgtttggtcataatgaccatcgttatgtttggagaaaaagggggaggcttgcaagccgaagaacaccatcccaaccgtgaagcacaggggtggcagcatcatgttgtggggttgctttgctgcaggaggtactggtgcaattcacaaaatagatggcatcatgaggtaagaaaatggtggatatattgaagcaacatctcaagacatcagtcagggagttaaagcttgatagcaaatgggtcttccaaatggacaatgaccccaagcatacatccaaaggtgtcaaaatggcttaaggacaacaaagtcaaggtattggagtggccatcacaaagccctgacctcaatcccatagaaaatttgtgggcagaactgaaaaagcatgtgcgagcaaggatgcctacaaacctgactcagttacaccagctctgtcaggaggaataggccaaaattcacccaacttattgtgagaagcttgtggaaggctacctgaaacattttacctaaattaaacaatttaaaggcaatgctaccaaatactaattgagtgcatgtaaacttctgacccactgtgaatgagatgaaagaaataaaagctgaaataaatcaatatttttctgacatttcacattctaaaaaaaaaaaacagacctaattacagggaatgtttactaggattaaatgtcaggaattgtgaaaactgagtttaaatgtatttggctaaggtgtatgtaaacttccgacttcatccacaggtacacgtccaattgactcaaatgatgtcaattagcctagaagcttctaaagccatgacgtccttttctggaattttccaaactgtttataggcagagtcaacttagtgtatgtaaacttctgacccactggaattgtgatacagtgaattataagtgaaatctgtctgtaaacaattgtttgaaaaattacttgtgtcatgcaaagtagatgtcctaaacgacttactaaaactatagtttgtggttttggactggttgaaaaatgatttttaatgactccaacttaagtgtacgtaaacttccgacttcaactgtgtgtgtgtgtatacacatacacacaacgtTGTGAAAACATCAATTCACAACACTAACATTGGGTAGTTCATGTAATGTTTTTATCTTTGAACCATGCCAGGGGATTTCACGTGGCTTATAATTAGAGCACAACAACACTTGGTAGTTCACTTACCAACTTACCTAAATAGTATTTCCTGCAGAGGGTGAGTTTCTCCTCATTGGGAAGGCGCTCTAGGTTCATGTCGATTTCCTGTTATTTCCCCCTTCGTATTGACAGCTTTTCAAAGAGACCTTGAAGTACGAAGGAAGAGTATAAAAGTGAGAGGGTCTTTTGAAGATCTAGACTGGCACATTTCGGCTTcattgaactgcccgtctgtaaaATGAGGGTGCCCCCTATTGATAACAGTGGAACAAGTCTTGTGTTTCCACCCAACTTTTGCCTGGCTATCTTCCCAGATTACACGATAAAATAACATATATAAACACCAATTTTGCTAACTATTGAAATATTTTAAGGGGAAATGTGTAGGCTAGTAGCTAAGTTTCGAAAAAGCAGTCGAAAATAGTGCGTGCTGGATGGCTAACAATATATGCTACAATGTTAACAGCAATTGTCCTCTATAGGAACCACTATTACAGAAAAGACAGCATTAATACTATTTTCCGAGGCTTTTACCTGTAATCTTTAATTAAATATATGTCAAATAGCTCTGAATTGCTTGACAAATTAACGTTAAACAGCTCAAAACATCAACACAAAAGAGCATTTCAACTCGTTCCTTTCCGCTTCCTGCTCCAGTTTTCTATAGAGGGGGATGTGACATCCATGCTGCCCCCCCCGCCAGTTCATTGTGGGTAATGTAGTTCAGATAGCGTAAATAATAACGTATGTTTTGGcaattaaattaaaatatatttcaacAGTGTAATTCACTTTTGCTTGTAGTAAATCACCCATGATTTCTGACAGTGCAGATTATCTGAATTGCCATGCAAAAGATATGCAAAATATGTGCCTTGCAGTTGCAAAATTACTCTTAACCTGCCTGTCTTATTCTGTGAATATTTTCCATCAATGAAGTTTACTACAATATACAGCCACAATTATTCTCTTATCAATGCAAAAAATATAGGCCTAGACTTGTGAATGTTTTCAATTCTTCTTTTCAAACTATGTTTCGAGCTTGACTCAGGTGCATTGACTCTCTTCTTTTCAAATTATGTTTAGTTTAAGTGCATTGACTCTCTCTCATGTAAGGAGCGTGCACATAAAGTACAGTGGTTCATTCAGTATGATCATATCAGAAGACGAGGACATGCCGCTCGGCCACTGAGGAATGGGGACAAGCCTAAACATCTTGGTACAGCGGTAGATGGCCATTcacaaaatgtgtattttttttgcATGGAGGGAAGCTGGGCCTTGTAGTTAATTATCAATAATCGTAATGGCTGGAATCAAACGATGATCgagcaatgtgtcctttgtttaATATCAAATGGGTTTATTATTTGCATTACATATTGAATTGCACACACCACTCCTATAAATTCCAATCATCATTTATATAAAGATTTGCAAGTTACCCTGTGAAGCTTTTCTTTGACTTACTTCATTTCCCGGCAGCCTTGCGGGGTCCCCCCTCCCTATCTCGCGCCTTCCCTCTTGTCTCACCTCAAGTTGATATCGGTGTTGTTTTTGAAGCTATGATGGCGGCAGCGGGATGCGGATCAGCAACCGCGGCTGCCATAGGAGGCCAAGTTGGTACTGCTGCACCCCGAGGTCGCTTCCCTGGTCGGCCTTGGTCGTCTCACAGCCGCTTGCGTTCTGAGAAGCGTTGGCAACTCGACCGATCAGGGGCAGAAGCTGACGATGTGACTAATGCTGGAGGCCCAAGGCCCACAAGCCTGGTACTATCGTTAAACGAGGACCAGTCTCACTTGCGCTTACTTGGGATAGAGTCGAACCACAAGAGCTTAGCGGAGGCTGGGTACAGCTCAAGTGGGAGCGAAGAGGTGAGAGCCCAAATCGCTGCTGGAGTTAGTATATTTTTGCTTCTTTTATCATGTCATTTTGGTTACCTGTGTTGGTGTGTAGTTGTGTGTATGTCATGTAGAGTTAGCCCCGTTTCATAATACTTTGCTTTAAGTGTCAACATTAGTTAGCTAGCGTTAGCAGGAGCGACTTCATGAGATGTTCGTCAATAAAGCTAGCTAACAAAGGGGAAGGCTAATGTAATATTTGTCTGCATTGGAGCTCTACGGATAGTTAGACATACGATTTACCACGAATAACTTACACCCACGCTAGCTAGCCAGGTATTTGTCTTAAATTAGTGTTTAGCTGGTTTATGCCTGTTATTGCTGCAGTGAGTAACGAACGTAGCTACATAAATGGTTCTATGAATtcaagagggggaggggctacgtCAGATACCTACTGTCAATGATATCTAGCTAACTACCGTTTATGGGGATAATTTCACGTTCCTTTCAAAAACATGGTTTGCAGAGTATCATCCAGGTCAGTTTTTGTCGCAGTCACTGAGTCAATTAATGCAACGCTTGCTAATGTAACTAGCTTGTTGGAGAAGTCATTGGAGGGAAAACTATGATAACGAAACCCGGTAGTGGGTAAATTTGCCATGATGTGAGATGTAAACGTTACTTGGCCTGCTATTGCAGTCCATTTTCTATTTCATTACAAGCGAGAGAGGACCACCAAGCATATTAGATATTTCAATTTGACATAAATGACCTAGGCCTACCTAATGATGTTAAGTATTCATATGTTAATAATCTGTTAATAATAATCTGACTTCAAATCTGACAATGCTGCTGCCACATTATCGACTTTATTTGCATATTAGCAGGCATGTACAGATATAGTTAGAGGCCCAACCCCTCCCCAGTTCCCAGGCATGACTGGGTAAATTGCTGCTGGTTTCTTGCTAATGCCTCGCCATCCATGAACAAAACTGCATTACCTGGAGGAGAAGAGAATTTGAAGGATGTGCTTGGActgttttttttaatgattaACTTAACTAGTTGATGTAATGGCTTGTCCAGTGCACTTGTGTTGGGTTTGTAATGGTGTAGTTTGGTGCTCAAGACTAGCACGATAACCGGTCATCCAAGTGATGGTAAACATTTGACATGGGAGACCTATTCCAAGAAGGCAGTAACCTATTACACTATACTTGgtaatttccatgtaaaaggacccatgagcaccaacgtgAAGTTCGTAGGCGCCTATCagattgggtgtcaaatgaaagctaagtcTATTTTTGGTAAATGAAGGAACAGATGCATAAGaaaaaaacgtttaaaaaaataaaaataataataattggcaTTGATTTCTGGCAAAATAGATGGGAAAGGGTCTTTAAAAAATATCTACCAGGAAGTCAtaaaaggtattagaaatacatcaaaacacaatgttgaagtaaagaccccctgccaactaatataaGCAATTTATATTTTGTTTTAGAGAAATGAAATGCCTTTAAGTTCTAGAAACTTTTCCTTGTGtcttgtaattccgttaccaaaatCCCACGTCTAAGATACATTTCTATCCCTCAGATGGAGGGAGGATAacgaaagttcacagaagtaaaaaGTAAatgtagacctaccaattagttcaTGTTTTTACCGATAACCCATATTTGTTTATCAATTATTAAGTAATCATTAATGGAATTACTGCAATTGtcaacaatgggaaatcatagtagtcacaaaccactgtTGAATCACCGgccactgtcctccctcccatTTGGCATACTGTTAGTGTACTCGGAACGTAtccagccttattctgaaatggataaaaaaaaacattgttctcatcaatctacaaacaataccccataatgacaaagcgaaacaggtttttagaaattatagcaaatttataaaaaataaataaaaacagataccttatttatgtaagtattcagaccctttactatgagtcTCGAAATTGAGCGCAGGTGCATcccatttccattgatcatccttgagatgtttctacaacctgattggagtccacctgtggtaaattgattgaacattatttggaaaggcacacacctgtctatgtaaggtcccacagttggcagtgcttgtcagagcaaggaattgtccgtagagctccgagacaggattgtgtgtgtccaggcacagatctggggaagggtaccaaaacatttctgcagcattgaaagtacccaagaacacagtggcctccatcattcttaaatggaaggagtTCGGAATCCCCAAgactcttagagctggccgcccggccaaactgaacaatcaggggagaagggccttggacagggaggctatcaagaacccgatggtcactctgattgacagagctccaccaatcaggcctttatggtagagtgtccagatggaggccacacctcagtaaaaggcacatgacagcccgctttgagtttgccaaaaggcacctaaagaactctctgaccatgagaaacaagattgaactctttggcccgaatgccaagagtcacgtctggaggaatcctggcaccatctctacagggAAGCTTGttggtggcagcagcatgctgtggggatgtttttctttcagcggcaggaactgaaagcctagtcaggatcgaggcaaagatgaacggagcaaagtacagagatatccttgatgaaagcctgctccggagcgatcaggacctcagactggggtgaaggttcaccttccaacaggacaatgaccctaagcacacacccaagaaagggaaaggtggatacctagtcagttgtacaacttaaATGCCTCCAACTGAAATGTATCTTCTGCGCATTTAACTCTACCTCTCTTGGGCTGGCTttatcgacatccacgtcttcgacgcccagggaacagtgtgttaactgtcttgctcaggtgcagaacaacagatttttaccttgccagctcagggattcgatccagcaacctttcggttactgtcccaatgcgctaaccactaggctagacaacacaggagtggcttcgggacaagtctctgaatgtccttgtgtggcccagccagatcccggacttgaacccgatcgaacatctctggagagacctgaaatatgcttcaacaaagtactgagtaaagggtctgaatacttatgtaaatgtgagatttcagtttatttttaatacatttgcaaaaatgtctaaacctgtttttgctttgtcattatactGTATCTTGCTGCGTGTTGTAAGCAcagatctaaaatgcttcttataGTAATTTCTGCTCAGCATCAGACATTTTTTGTGCTTCAGTTGGACTTCTCCATTTTTCTCGGTGtagcctacttttctccggtaaaatgcaagattaacttcaAGCAACAccttaggaaatgtagctggctgcGCTGCGCTCTTTCTATGATGAACAatagaaatacactgctcaaaaaaataaagggaacacttaaacaacacaatgtaactccaagtcaatcacatttctgtgaaatcaaactgtccacttaggaagcaacactgattgacaatacatttcacatgctgttgtgcaaatggaatagacaaaaggtggaaattataggcaattagcaagacacccccaataaaggagtggttctgcaggtggtgaccacagaccacttctcagttcctatgcttcctggctgatgttgtggtcacttttgaatgctggcggtgctttcactctagtggtagcatgagacggagtctacaacccacacaagtggctcaggtagtgcagctcatccaggatggcacatcaatgcgagctgtggcaagaaggtttgctgtgtctgtcagcgtagtgtccagagcatggaggcgctaccaggagacaggccagtgcatcaggagacgtggaggaggccgtaggagggcaacaacccagcagcaggaccgctacctccgcctttgtgcaaggaggattaggaggagcactgccagagccctgcaaaataacctccagcaggccacaaatgtgcatgtgtctgctcaaatggtcagaaacagactccatgagggtggtatgagggcccgacgtccacaggtgggggttgtgcttacagcccaacaccgtgcaggacatttggcatttgccagagaacaccaagattggcaaattcgccactggcgccctgtgctcttcacagatgaaagcaggttcactcgcacatgtgacagacgtgacagagtctggagacgccgtggtcaacgttctgctgcctgcaacatcctccagcatgaccagtttggcggtgggtcagtcgtggggtggcatttctttggggggccgcacagccctccatgtgctcgccagaggtagcctgactgccattaggtaccgagatgagatcctcagaccccttgtgagaccatatgctggtgcggttggccctgggttctttctaatgcaagacaatgctagacctcatgtggctggagtgtgtcagcagtttctgcaagaggaaggcattgatgctatggactggcccgcccgttccccagacctgaatccaattgagcacatctgggacaacatgtctcgctccatccaccaacgccaagttgcaccacagactgtccaggagttggcggatgctttagtccaggtctgggaggagatccctcaggagaccatccgccacctcatcaggaacatgcccaggcgttgtagggaggtcatacaggcacttggaggccacacacactactgagcctcattttgacttgttttaaggacattacatcaaagttggatcagcctgtagtgtggttttccactttaattttgagtgtgactccaaatccagacctccttgggttgataaatttgatttccattgataatttttgtgtgattttgtagtcagcacattcaactatgtaaagaaaaatgtatctaataagaatgtttcattcattcagatctaggatgtgttattttagtgttccctttatttttttgagcagtgtatgataGCCATGCATCTTTTTTGCAAAAAATGCCTTTTTTCATTTTAAGCTAATTTACTCGTATGGCTGCTAGCCAAATAgtgttgcacttctgttgtcatctaaTGAAAATGAAGCTATATTCTGCTGAATGTGATGCACTAATGTAAAGAAGAACTATAGTTGCATGCCCCTGATCActctattaaaaaaataaataaaaaaaactgtcttTCAACATAAAACGCATGGGAGATGGTTTAAAATGCAGATTTTGATTTCTGAACTCTAACGTGACCCCTGGTACAGTAAAGTTTGGTacagtagtctactgtactgAATAGGGATCTTAACAGTTAACCGTTAATTGGTTAGCAGCCGAAAATACATTTGACCGCTCATGCTTATCAGTCTATAGGTTAATTTTTCATAATTTAGGGGAATTAAATTGGCCATGTGTATTTCCGTTGGCTGTCATGTATCTTATCTGTCACACGCACACAGCATACAGAGAATAGCCTATCACCTGTCGGAGAGCAGCTCCTCAAAAGATGGTActggcttcaatgccatacaactctccttccgtggcctccaactgctcttaaatacaagtaaaaccaaatgcatgctcttcaaccgatcgctgcctgctcctgcccgcctgtccaacatcactactttggacggctctgacttagaatatgtggacaactacaaatacctaggtgtctggttagactgtaaactctccttccagactcacatcaaacatctccaatccaaagtcaaatctagaattggcttcctattccgcaacaaagcatcctttactcatgctgccaaacatacccttgtaaaactgaccatcctaccaatcctcgacttcggtgatgtcatttacaaaatagcctccaaaaccctactcaataaattggatgcagtctatcacagtgccatccgttttgtcaccaaagccccatatactacccaccactgcgacctgtacactctcgttggctggccctcgcttcatactcgtcgccaaacccactggttccaggtcatctacaagaccctgctaggtaaagtccccccttatctcagctcgctggtcaccatagcagcacctacctgtagcacgcgctccagcaggtatatctctctagtcacccccaaaaccaattcttcctttggacgcctctccttccagttctctgctgccaatgactggaacgaactacaaaaatctctgaaactggaaacacctatctccctcactagctttaagcaccagctgtcagagcagctcatagattactgcacctgtacataacccatctacaatttagcccaaacaactacctctttacctactgtatttatttattaatttattttgctcctttgcaccccattatttctgtctctactttgcactttcttccactgcaaaccaaccattccagtgtttttttagtttttattttacttgctgtgttgtactcacttcgcctccatggcctttt
This genomic interval carries:
- the LOC139563981 gene encoding gamma-secretase subunit PEN-2 — its product is MNLERLPNEEKLTLCRKYYLGGFAFLPFLWLVNVVWFFKEAFVKPTYTEQLQIKTYVKRSGLGLLLWVAVLTTWITIFQHFRAEWGEVGDYLSFTIPLGIP